A stretch of the Vitis riparia cultivar Riparia Gloire de Montpellier isolate 1030 chromosome 13, EGFV_Vit.rip_1.0, whole genome shotgun sequence genome encodes the following:
- the LOC117928204 gene encoding putative disease resistance RPP13-like protein 1: MPSQIRNLTNLQTLTKFVVGEGNGLGIRELKNLFDLGGALSIFGLHNVMDIQDVRGANLESKHHIEELRVEWSNDFGASQNAMRERHVLEQLRPRTNLKKLTIASYGGSEFPSWMKDPSFPIMTHLILKDGKRCKSLPALGQLSSLKVLHIEGLNGVSSIDEEFYGGIAKPFPSLEYLKFEEMAEWEYWLCPDAINEGELFPCLGELTIRGCQKLGKQC; encoded by the coding sequence ATGCCTTCTCAAATCAGAAACCTAACAAATCTACAAACCTTAACTAAGTTTGTTGTGGGCGAAGGCAACGGCTTGGGGATAAGAGAATTGAAGAATTTGTTTGATCTTGGAGGAGCGCTTTCAATTTTTGGGTTGCACAATGTGATGGATATTCAAGATGTAAGGGGTGCCAATTTAGAGAGTAAGCACCACATTGAGGAGTTAAGAGTGGAATGGAGCAATGACTTTGGTGCTTCACAAAATGCAATGCGTGAAAGGCATGTTTTGGAGCAGCTACGACCTCGTACAAATCTAAAAAAGCTCACAATTGCATCTTATGGTGGATCAGAATTCCCAAGTTGGATGAAGGACCCATCATTCCCCATAATGACACACTTAATTCTCAAGGACGGCAAGAGATGCAAATCATTACCAGCTCTGGGCCAATTATCCTCACTCAAAGTATTGCATATTGAAGGGTTGAACGGAGTTAGCAGCATAGATGAGGAGTTTTATGGAGGGATTGCAAAGCCTTTTCCATCCTTGGAGTATCTAAAGTTTGAGGAAATGGCTGAATGGGAATACTGGTTATGTCCTGATGCAATTAACGAAGGTGAATTATTTCCATGTCTTGGAGAGCTTACAATAAGGGGATGTCAGAAGTTAGGTAAACAGtgttaa